The Canis aureus isolate CA01 chromosome X, VMU_Caureus_v.1.0, whole genome shotgun sequence region acagtacaGCAACCTCTAGTCTTACAAAAGTATATTTCTATGCATCAATGAGTATAAGGCATAGGGTGACAGACCTAGTAATTACATTTGAAGGCAAAGTAGCAGATTATTAAAATCGGACAGATCTTTACGAAGCTCTGattgacctttttctttttttggaggtgGAAGGGGCTGTTTAGTTTCAGCAATAACCACCCCCTTCCTATCAAAAACAATTAAGTGTATTATGGagttaaaataatgaaactgaaagtTAGACTGAATTTTGTTTTACTCCCAGAATATACTGGGGAAGTGACTAGGACAGCAAAGGTTGGAAAGAATTACTAGCTAATTTCCTCTTCCGGAAGCTCTTTGGCTCCTATTCTTTCTGCTTCACGTGCCCTCGCCAGGCACACTCCACCCAGCTCCATACCTGCCACACGCACCaaattggggggtgggaggggcggtccctttgatcattaaaaaaaaaagttgactcgATTTACCTTAGAGGTTCCCGGGTTTAAGAAGGCACCGGGCAAGCCCGAAGCCAGGCAGCCACCCACGCCCCCACCCACGCCTTCTTTCTGTGCTCCCGGGAACCCGGGCAAGGAGCCCCGGCTGGGCCACCCGCGCCGCACAGGGGCGGCCTTCCCGCCCCTCCCCGCAGCGCCGGTgcccgcggggagggggggaggaggaggaagaggaggaggaggaggaggaggaggaggaggaggaggaggaggaagcccgTACAGGCAGTACCCACCGCGCCAGGAGAGCCAGCCCGGATCGCCCGCGGCGCCCTGCGCGGTCCGGAGGGGAGGGTCCTGGAGGAGGGGCGGCCCGAGCCCCAATCTGGAAATGCCAACTCCGCTTTGCGGCCGGGCCCCAGCCTAGAAGGAAACGGAAGTCTCTCCGTCTCCCTCAGGCGCACCCAGCAGCCCGCCCGTCGCCCGGAGGAGCCCCGAGCCGGGGAACCCGAGGTGCGTCCACGACAGGGCCTCACACAGACTCCGGCCGCGGTCGGTCAGTCTCAGGCCCCGGCCGCGCCAAGGGCCCCCCCGCGCCGCCGCAAGCTCCTTTCTACCGTCCCCGCCCGGGGCCAGCCTCCCGCCCTGTAAGGcccctccttcttccccctccGCCATTTTCGAACTTACCCTTGGGCCCCGGCGTCCTGGATTAGTGCTGAGCCCTCCCAGGGCGCAGCCAAGGTCCCGCCACTTCCCTGGGCCGGAAGGGGGCAGCCCGGACAATCGAagccctccccccaacccccacccgcGGCTGGAAGCCAGAACCTGACCCAGCGGGCGCGCCTGCGCAGTGGGTACCTCGCAGTCCCCGCCCCCAGCTCGAAGGTTTCCTCTTCCACCTCGAGGTGTTTTTTCCCACGGCTGTTACCTGCTGGGCTTTGGTGTTGAGCAGCAGGGGGTAGAGGTAAAGTTACGGATGGAAAGAGAGCGAACCAGTTGAGTTCTCACTACCGACCAAGCACTGTGTGAGGCATAGGTTGCGTTCTTTGTTGTGATTTTGACAACCCTGTAAGATAGGCCCTCTCTCAttaaacccattttacagaggctattgaggcccagagaagaaaaGTCCCTCCATgggtgagagaacatgagagactcctaactctgggaaacgaacaacaggtagtggaaagggaggtgggcggggggtgggggtgacggggcacttgacgggatgagcactgggtattatgctataggttggcaaatcgaactccaaaaaaaaatatatgtatatatatatacacaaaaaaaaggCCCTCCATTAGCATGCAGCTAATAAATGAGGGAACTGAGATTAGAATACGGTCCGTGCCCTAGATGGAAAG contains the following coding sequences:
- the LOC144308828 gene encoding uncharacterized protein LOC144308828; the encoded protein is MAVCNRVLLNWLSPGWATRAAQGRPSRPSPQRRCPRGGGEEEEEEEEEEEEEEEEEEEARTGSTHRARRASPDRPRRPARSGGEGPGGGAARAPIWKCQLRFAAGPQPRRKRKSLRLPQAHPAARPSPGGAPSRGTREAIEAQRRKVPPWVREHERLLTLGNEQQEASWYVTGILKYHERPTQGKTEAAPSSQHQLVNHMSEPPWKRILQTHTSNDCNLLKPKARNTQPKHQLVNHMSEPPWKRILQTHTSNDCNLLKPKARNTQPKPS